The Syngnathus scovelli strain Florida chromosome 13, RoL_Ssco_1.2, whole genome shotgun sequence genome has a window encoding:
- the znf462 gene encoding zinc finger protein 462 isoform X2 yields MEVLQCDGCDFRADSYDDLKSHIQEVHTVFLQPADADDSDSPKADEEEEDEEDDDDKQPEEETEQETGDKDDNNCTPPEAGMSPNSADSPSKASPKQSPETHLLFYQCKFCVRYFRSKSFLKNHTKKVHNVVEEDVVPHISSQTENSKGYSCQYCTYKTPRKARMMKHHVMYHRQVSSGVSGTASETTEADGESCSSSGLTRGLLACEWCDFETDQKASWTNHVVKEHGDKVNIVSSIPKPEGDACASSPKPDSLSQSPTGSKTALTEGYEESTREMLESASAKIAAVTAGCSASPKVPNRASDIEANLVNEEDSRSSLEGEDEELGDMDDPNYTGTLSADAKQLLTDEDNKLLETKGIPFRKFQNRFQCPFCSFLTMHRRSISRHIENIHLSGKTTVYKCDECPFICTSPLKLGTHKQSHSSSDVETMDLTSDSPDPHNDSTTDPVNGGNLSISKMNGKKSISGSNDQQNPHRCTLCNYSTTTLKGLRVHQQHKHSYCDDMDPTVFESQLADQLDMDVAASPTCLQKTQTSILGLATKKPLVGGKRARKSINDLPLDLSSVKKRTRIDEIASNLQSKISQSQQDLIINLDDVDDEDMAEQNSDAGRNHEGKNAVFAYNILQPHSRDSPLKGGRIGKRKSNPKSNARSLPLSLTLSDDSENISGDLTESREATQENSDYSGDPGMARFYCKHCDYHNKSARSVSTHYQRMHPYIKFSFKYILDPEDQSAVFRCLECYIEYTNYNDLHQHYMDHHPEASNVLNFNQPNLVYMCRFCSYTSPNVRSLMPHYQRMHPTVKINNAMIFSSYVVEQSHKAGESQTLREILNSGPKTFNSATSTPRSTSSPLLKTTSKTPESGTETDSLKDAMGGSVVVYDCDVCSFSSPNMHSVLVHYQKKHPEQKASYFRIQKSMKVVSADQPLANASFNLNTSTTPKKSSVALYGSEEDMFYCKHCVYSNKSVVGVLVHYQKRHPEVKVTAKYIKHGAPTPALLKLIDELQIAAPKQFMTQFPNNGHDGSNNSSPKPGSGEKCEDELFFCQHCDYGNRTVKGVLIHYQKKHRETKANADLVRRHTAVVRSQRERAQSSSVSAPPDPENTAPLRSLKCRHCPYTSPYVYALKKHLKKDHPTVKATALTILNWAYQDGILEAGYHCEWCIYSHTEPHGLLLHYQRRHPEHNVDYAYMASKLWAGPETTKQGGSQETKHYKCRDCAFEACTVYDITSHYQAVHPWAIQGDEAVILDIINGKPSAEKMPTEHTSFNNQSMEDEGPLYIATPPRESNPHPAHPRLSISNNPYQCTVCLSEYNSLHGLLTHYGKKHPGMKVKAADFAQEADINPSSVYKCRHCPYVNSRIHGVLTHYQKRHPLVKVTAEDFADDIEQIADSNEVDDKNKTQRQGYGAYRCKMCSYTHGTLEKLKIHYEKYHNQSATEIFSPGLTNFSVSQETEPVAECSASHTSSTRKVQEVNDADFTLSQLPINKPEKHAVFKCQLCKYFCSTRKGIARHYRIKHNNVRAQPEGKNNVFKCALCSYTNPIRKGLAAHYQKRHDIDAYYTHCLAASKTMTEKPSKVILPPPSEQENSEMTEEVRLAVERRKCSLCPFQAFSRKSIVSHYIKRHPGVFPKKQHASKLSRYFTVLYAKEPEKPEDSPMDEDVKEALEDAPDLEQDADWLPFKCLKCFQLSFSTGLLLSMHYNDHHRTDFKRDFAVSPEPEEEDDDASESFQCSHCELKFLSLPTLATHLLNHNEEFQKRATRLERRRQLLSKHKAAAASESKPEKESCANKNPIGFRCNFCIEVHTTIRAICNHLRKHVQYGEVKEGHVKEISEVALTVPSEGLVNGDLEEDETGSLQRLEDGAKGLASLAAASSAVATATLQPDLDAVDGRSSTLKQRLATGGHPCAQCDRVFMSMQGLRSHERSHSAMAMIIREDKYSCQYCHFVSPFRHNLDRHMQSHHGHHKPFKCKLCPFKSAYVSRLKSHLHKAHTGEQYTYKCLSCPFSSMTISQLKEHSLRDHGEALTLPKLRAATQAAHAALRTPTRPTTNAEQSLLTPDDTSYWEPSDVHQQLSHYQISSRSHTSSGDNRPDSILTCEFCEFSSGYMQSLRRHYRDRHGGKKLFKCKDCSFFTCYKNTFTLHVEAGHNSSNNNAQEDVQKDLRCPLCLYHTKYKSSMIDHIVLHKEERVGPLEVNRSKLSRHLRGVVFRCHKCTFTCSSDHALQLHLHKHELKPYRCQLCYYDSRRRSQLEEHLRLEHKVIRNFELMGRVNLDQLEMMEEQENSSSDEEPRQQQQQEEEEEEEQEQGDRMAVDETVALAEEDEVMEVAENPREEEGRVMDDEREDSILEEEQNEEEFQEMEEEMPAQQEILASPTSSSSSSCSGEKRIPCEFCGRCFTNNLEWERHVLRHGMTVTNSQQETSTNSNTEASAANSTEASAPNSNTEASAPNSNTEASAPDSNTEASAPDSNTEASAPDSNTEASAPDSHTEASAPNSNTEASAPNSNTETSAPNSNTETSAPNSKTETSAPNSNTETSTPSSLSSTFVDTGPELSVNQDEDQNTTLSPGQRTDDGEPPDDKKDQQLG; encoded by the exons ATGGAGGTACTGCAATGCGACGGCTGTGACTTTCGCGCCGACTCGTACGATGACTTGAAGAGCCACATTCAGGAAGTGCATACAGTTTTCCTACAGCCTGCCGACGCAGACGATTCAGACTCACCGAAAGCcgacgaggaggaagaagacgaagaagacGATGACGACAAGCAGCCGGAGGAGGAAACAGAGCAGGAAACCGGAGACAAGGATGACAACAATTGCACACCTCCTGAAGCTGGAATGA GTCCCAACTCTGCCGACAGCCCCAGCAAGGCATCGCCGAAGCAAAGCCCTGAGACCCATCTGCTGTTTTACCAGTGCAAGTTCTGCGTCCGTTACTTCAGATCCAAGTCGTTCCTGAAGAACCACACCAAGAAGGTGCACAATGTTGTCGAGGAGGACGTGGTCCCACATATCTCCTCTCAGACGGAAAATTCCAAGGGGTATTCCTGCCAATATTGCACCTACAAGACTCCACGCAAAGCAAGGATGATGAAGCACCACGTTATGTATCATAGGCAAGTTTCCTCCGGGGTCTCCGGGACTGCCTCAGAGACGACCGAAGCTGACGGAGAGTCGTGTTCATCCAGCGGCCTCACGAGGGGGCTCTTAGCCTGTGAATGGTGTGACTTTGAAACTGACCAGAAGGCCAGCTGGACCAATCACGTGGTCAAGGAACATGGCGATAAGGTCAATATAGTGTCCAGCATTCCCAAACCAGAAGGAGATGCATGTGCGAGCTCACCTAAACCAGATTCCCTATCCCAAAGCCCCACTGGATCAAAGACAGCTTTGACTGAAGGATATGAGGAGTCAACGAGAGAAATGCTCGAAAGCGCATCAGCGAAGATTGCTGCTGTCACCGCAGGATGCTCTGCTTCGCCCAAGGTGCCCAACAGAGCCAGTGATATAGAGGCCAACTTAGTCAATGAAGAGGACTCAAGGAGCAGTTTAGAGGGTGAAGATGAAGAACTAGGTGATATGGACGATCCCAACTACACTGGAACGCTGTCGGCAGATGCAAAGCAGCTATTAACAGATGAGGATAATAAACTGCTGGAGACGAAAGGAATACCGTTCAGGAAGTTCCAAAACCGTTTCCAGTGCCCCTTTTGCTCCTTCCTCACCATGCACCGGCGCAGCATCTCGCGCCACATTGAAAACATTCACCTCTCTGGTAAAACCACAGTCTATAAATGTGATGAATGCCCGTTTATTTGCACCAGCCCTCTTAAGTtaggcacacacaaacagagcCACAGCTCCTCCGATGTGGAGACCATGGACCTGACAAGTGACAGCCCAGATCCTCACAATGACAGCACGACGGATCCCGTCAACGGGGGTAATCTAAGTATATCCAAGATGAATGGCAAAAAGTCAATCAGCGGGTCGAACGATCAACAGAATCCACACCGCTGCACGCTCTGTAATTACTCCACCACCACTCTGAAAGGACTGAGGGTTCACCAGCAACACAAGCACTCTTACTGCGATGACATGGACCCCACAGTCTTTGAAAGTCAGTTGGCTGACCAACTGGACATGGATGTAGCAGCATCACCGACTTGTCTACAAAAAACCCAGACCTCCATTTTAGGGCTAGCCACCAAAAAACCCTTAGTCGGTGGTAAGCGTGCGAGGAAGTCCATCAACGATTTGCCTTTGGATTTGTCCTCAGTCAAAAAGAGAACAAGAATTGATGAAATTGCCAGCAACCTTCAAAGCAAAATAAGCCAAAGCCAGCAGGACCTGATCATAAATCTGGATGACGTGGATGACGAGGACATGGCCGAGCAGAACAGCGACGCGGGAAGAAACCACGAAGGGAAAAATGCTGTCTTTGCTTACAACATACTACAGCCTCACTCAAGGGATTCCCCCCTCAAGGGAGGCAGGATagggaaaagaaaaagcaacCCCAAATCAAACGCCAGAAGCCTTCCTCTGTCCCTGACTCTTTCTGACGACAGTGAAAACATTTCAGGTGATCTGACTGAAAGTCGCGAGGCTACCCAAGAGAACAGCGACTATTCCGGGGATCCTGGAATGGCGCGTTTCTATTGTAAACACTgtgattaccacaacaaatccgCTCGTAGCGTCAGCACCCATTATCAGAGGATGCACCCGTACATCAAATTCAGCTTTAAGTACATCCTGGACCCTGAGGACCAGAGCGCCGTCTTTCGCTGCTTGGAGTGTTACATTGAGTACACAAACTACAACGACCTACACCAACACTACATGGATCACCACCCGGAAGCTAGCAATGTGCTCAACTTTAACCAACCCAATTTGGTATACATGTGTCGCTTCTGTTCGTACACCAGCCCCAATGTACGAAGCCTAATGCCCCACTACCAAAGAATGCATCCCACCGTCAAGATCAACAATGCAATGATCTTCTCTAGCTATGTTGTGGAGCAGTCGCACAAGGCTGGCGAATCGCAAACCCTGAGAGAGATTTTAAACTCCGGCCCCAAAACGTTTAACTCGGCCACGTCCACTCCGAGGTCCACGTCAAGCCCGCTGCTTAAAACGACATCCAAGACCCCCGAATCAGGCACAGAGACGGACTCCCTCAAGGACGCCATGGGCGGAAGTGTCGTGGTATACGATTGCGACGTCTGTTCTTTTTCCAGTCCCAACATGCACTCTGTTTTGGTCCACTATCAAAAGAAGCACCCTGAGCAAAAGGCGTCATATTTCCGCATACAAAAATCCATGAAGGTTGTGTCAGCAGATCAGCCCCTCGCAAATGCATCGTTTAACTTAAACACATCAACTACCCCCAAAAAATCAAGCGTGGCACTGTACGGATCAGAAGAGGATATGTTCTACTGTAAACACTGTGTATATAGCAACAAATCTGTCGTGGGTGTGCTGGTGCATTATCAAAAGAGACACCCCGAAGTAAAGGTGACGGCCAAATATATCAAACATGGTGCCCCCACCCCGGCCTTGCTGAAACTAATTGACGAATTACAAATTGCAGCGCCAAAGCAGTTTATGACGCAGTTCCCAAACAACGGTCACGATGGCTCCAACAACTCCAGCCCTAAACCGGGAAGTGGAGAGAAGTGCGAGGACGAGTTGTTCTTCTGCCAGCACTGTGATTACGGCAACCGGACTGTCAAAGGAGTGCTCATTCATTACCAGAAGAAGCACAGAGAAACCAAAGCTAACGCCGACCTCGTCCGTCGCCATACCGCCGTCGTCCGGAGTCAGCGTGAGCGCGCTCAGTCGAGCAGTGTCTCTGCCCCTCCCGACCCGGAAAACACTGCGCCCCTACGATCCCTGAAGTGCCGACACTGTCCTTACACATCTCCTTATGTCTACGCCCTCAAGAAGCATCTCAAGAAGGATCACCCGACCGTCAAGGCCACAGCCTTGACAATTTTAAACTGGGCTTACCAAGATGGCATTCTGGAGGCGGGCTATCACTGCGAGTGGTGCATTTACTCCCACACCGAGCCTCACGGCCTGCTCCTTCATTACCAAAGACGCCACCCAGAGCATAATGTGGACTACGCCTACATGGCCAGCAAGCTGTGGGCTGGCCCAGAGACCACTAAACAAGGGGGGAGCCAAGAAACaaaacattacaaatgtagGGACTGCGCCTTTGAGGCTTGCACAGTTTATGACATAACAAGTCACTATCAGGCAGTACACCCTTGGGCCATCCAAGGGGACGAAGCTGTGATTTTGGATATCATCAATGGAAAGCCTTCAGCCGAGAAGATGCCCACAGAACACACGTCTTTTAACAACCAGTCTATGGAAGACGAAGGTCCTCTGTACATTGCCACACCGCCTCGAGAGAGCAACCCACATCCCGCTCACCCACGTCTCTCTATTTCGAACAATCCCTATCAGTGCACTGTGTGTCTGTCCGAGTACAACAGCCTCCACGGCCTCCTCACCCACTACGGCAAGAAGCACCCCGGTATGAAAGTCAAAGcggcagactttgcgcaggagGCGGACATCAACCCCAGCTCGGTGTACAAGTGTCGCCACTGTCCCTACGTGAACTCTCGCATCCATGGTGTCCTCACCCACTACCAGAAAAGACACCCCTTGGTTAAAGTCACGGCAGAAGACTTTGCGGACGACATTGAGCAAATTGCAGACTCAAATGAGGTCGACGACAAAAACAAGACTCAAAGGCAGGGCTACGGTGCGTACAGATGTAAAATGTGCTCGTATACACACGGAACACTGGAGAAACTCAAAATCCATTATGAGAAATACCACAATCAGTCGGCCACTGAGATTTTCTCTCCCGGTTTGACAAATTTCTCAGTCAGCCAAGAGACAGAACCAGTGGCGGAATGCAGTGCCAGTCATACATCAAGCACAAGGAAAGTCCAGGAGGTCAACGACGcggacttcaccctctcacagtTACCCATCAATAAGCCCGAGAAGCACGCCGTGTTCAAGTGTCAGCTTTGCAAATACTTCTGCTCCACCCGCAAAGGCATTGCTCGCCACTACCGCATCAAGCACAACAATGTCCGTGCTCAGCCTGAGGGTAAAAACAACGTCTTCAAATGTGCTCTGTGTTCGTACACCAACCCCATTCGCAAGGGCCTGGCAGCACACTACCAGAAGCGCCATGATATCGATGCCTACTACACCCATTGTCTGGCTGCTTCCAAGACCATGACCGAGAAACCCAGCAAAGTAATATTACCGCCCCCTTCAGAACAGGAGAATTCGGAGATGACCGAAGAAGTCCGCTTGGCCGTAGAGAGGCGAAAGTGTTCTCTTTGTCCCTTCCAGGCGTTCAGCAGAAAAAGCATTGTGTCACACTATATCAAACGCCATCCAGGCGTCTTCCCCAAGAAGCAGCATGCTAGTAAACTCAGTCGCTACTTTACTGTCCTCTATGCCAAAGAACCAGAGAAACCAGAAGATAGTCCTATGGACGAGGACGTCAAGGAAGCGTTGGAGGATGCCCCTGATTTAGAGCAAGATGCCGACTGGCTGCCATTTAAATGTCTCAAGTGTTTCCAGTTGTCCTTCAGTACCGGCCTGCTGCTGTCTATGCACTACAACGACCACCACAGGACAGACTTTAAGCGGGACTTTGCCGTGTCGCCGGAGcctgaggaggaggacgacgatgCCTCAGAGTCTTTCCAGTGTTCCCATTGCGAGCTGAAGTTCCTGTCCCTCCCCACGCTCGCCACGCATCTGCTCAATCACAACGAGGAGTTTCAGAAAAGGGCCACTCGGCTCGAGAGGAGGCGTCAGCTTCTCAGCAAACACAAAGCAGCGGCCGCATCAGAAAGCAAGCCCGAGAAG GAAAGCTGTGCAAACAAAAATCCTATAGGCTTCAGGTGTAACTTTTGCATTGAGGTGCACACTACCATCCGCGCCATCTGCAATCACCTGAGGAAGCATGTCCAGTATGGAGAGGTCAAAGAGGGACATGTCAAG GAAATCAGTGAGGTGGCCCTCACGGTGCCGTCAGAGGGACTCGTTAATGGTGATTTGGAGGAGGATGAAACTGGAAGCCTCCAAAGACTGGAGGACGGCGCGAAAGGCCTCGCGTCGCTCGCTGCGGCTTCTTCCGCTGTTGCTACAGCAACACTGCAACCAGACTTGGATGCCGTGGATGGGAGGTCCTCGACGCTGAAGCAACGGCTTGCGACGGGGGGCCACCCATGCGCCCAGTGCGACCGGGTATTCATGTCCATGCAGGGTCTCCGTTCCCACGAGCGGAGCCACTCGGCCATGGCCATGATCATCAGGGAGGACAAGTATAGCTGCCAGTACTGCCATTTTGTCTCACCCTTCAGACACAA TCTGGACAGACACATGCAGTCACACCACGGCCATCACAAACCCTTCAAGTGCAAACTATGTCCCTTTAAGTCTGCCTACGTGAGCCGCTTGAAGAGCCACCTGCACAAGGCACACACTG GCGAGCAGTACACGTACAAGTGCTTGTCCTGCCCCTTCTCCTCCATGACCATCAGCCAACTGAAGGAGCATTCGTTGCGAGACCACGGCGAAGCTCTAACCCTTCCCAAACTGCGAGCCGCCACGCAGGCTGCTCACGCCGCCCTCAGGACCCCCACCCGACCTACCACCAATGCGGAGCAAAGCCTCTTGACTCCGGACG ACACCTCATATTGGGAGCCGAGTGACGTCCACCAGCAGCTCAGCCACTACCAGATCTCTTCTCGCAGTCACACGTCCTCTGGGGATAATCGGCCCGACAGCATCCTCACCTGTGAGTTCTGTGAATTCAGCTCAGGCTACATGCAGAGCCTTCGGCGACACTATCGGGACCGCCATGGAGGCAAGAAGCTCTTTAAGTGCAAGGACTGCTCTTTCTTCACCTGCTACAA GAATACGTTCACCTTGCATGTGGAGGCGGGCCACAACAGCAGTAACAACAACGCGCAGGAGGATGTCCAGAAAGACCTTCGCTGTCCTCTCTGTCTCTACCACACCAAATACAAGAGCAGTATGATTGACCACATTGTCCTACACAAAG AGGAGCGCGTGGGTCCGCTGGAGGTGAATCGCTCCAAGCTGTCACGCCACCTCCGGGGTGTGGTCTTCCGTTGCCACAAGTGCACGTTCACGTGCTCCAGCGACCACGCCCTGCAACTGCACCTGCACAAGCATGAGCTCAAGCCCTACCGGTGCCAACTGTGCTACTACGACAGCCGCCGCCGTAGCCAGCTGGAGGAGCACCTGCGCCTCGAGCACAAG GTCATCCGGAACTTTGAGCTGATGGGCCGCGTCAATTTAGACCAGCTGGAGATGATGGAAGAGCAGGAAAACAGCAGCAGTGATGAGGAgccgcggcagcagcagcagcaggaggaggaggaggaggaagagcaagAACAGGGCGACAGGATGGCGGTCGACGAAACCGTGGCTTTGGCGGAGGAGGACGAAGTCATGGAGGTGGCGGAGAACCCGAGAGAGGAAGAGGGACGTGTAATGGATGACGAGCGGGAAGACAGCATCCTAGAGGAAGAGCAGAATGAGGAGGAGTTCCAAGAGATGGAAGAAGAGATGCCTGCACAACAAG AAATTCTTGCTTCTCcaacaagcagcagcagcagcagctgctctGGAGAGAAGCGTATTCCCTGCGAATTTTGTGGACGCTGCTTCACAAACAATTTGGAGTGGGAACGTCACGTCCTTCGGCACGGCAT GACGGTGACTAATAGTCAACAGGAAACCAGCACAAACTCCAACACGGAGGCCTCTGCCGCAAACTCCACGGAGGCCTCTGCCCCAAACTCCAACACGGAGGCCTCTGCCCCAAACTCCAACACGGAGGCCTCTGCCCCAGACTCCAACACGGAGGCTTCTGCCCCAGACTCCAACACGGAGGCTTCTGCCCCAGACTCCAACACGGAGGCTTCTGCCCCAGACTCACACACGGAGGCCTCTGCCCCAAACTCCAACACGGAGGCCTCTGCCCCAAACTCCAACACGGAGACCTCTGCCCCAAACTCCAACACGGAGACCTCTGCCCCAAACTCCAAAACGGAGACCTCTGCCCCAAACTCCAACACGGAGACCTCTACCCCATCCTCCCTCTCTTCCACCTTTGTTGACACCGGACCAGAACTTTCCGTTAACCAAGACGAGGATCAAAACACGACTCTTTCGCCGGGTCAGCGCACGGATGATGGGGAGCCGCCTGATGACAAAAAGGATCAACAGTTGGGTTGA